Proteins from a genomic interval of Rhodothermus marinus:
- a CDS encoding Gfo/Idh/MocA family protein yields the protein MAGGRISRRRFLGTMATAGAAFTIVPRHVLGRGFVPPSDKLNIACIGVGGRGAWNVRGVSSENLVAFCDVDDERAAETYRAFPNVPRYKDFRVMLEREGDRIDAVVISTPDHTHAVAAMMAIQMGKHVYCEKPLTRTIYEARRLAEAAREKGVVTQMGNQGHAGEGTRQIREWIEAGAIGTVREIHFWTNRPIWPQAIERPLEAYHVPPTLAWDLWLGPAPERPYHPAYVPFKWRGWWDFGTGALGDMGCHIMDAAFWTFDLRDPVRVTAETTPVFPETAPLVSRVTYEFAARGNRPALRVVWRDGNLAPPRPPQWEKDRPWPPMDSGQMFIGDEGVLIAGTYGENPRLVPESRHQEWIASAPAPRYPRSPGVYQEWIEACKNGGQAGSNFPDYAGPLTEMVLLGNLAVRVGGTIEWDAATLRVTNIEVPEEYIRPTYRSGWHL from the coding sequence ATGGCAGGAGGGCGAATTTCCCGACGTCGGTTTCTGGGTACGATGGCCACGGCCGGAGCCGCTTTCACGATCGTGCCCCGGCACGTACTGGGACGAGGCTTTGTGCCGCCCAGCGACAAACTGAACATTGCCTGCATCGGCGTGGGGGGCCGTGGCGCCTGGAACGTGCGTGGCGTCTCTTCGGAAAATCTGGTGGCCTTCTGCGATGTGGACGACGAGCGGGCGGCCGAGACCTATCGGGCCTTTCCGAATGTACCGCGCTATAAGGACTTCCGGGTAATGCTGGAGCGCGAAGGCGACCGAATCGATGCGGTGGTGATCTCGACGCCCGACCACACGCACGCCGTGGCGGCGATGATGGCCATTCAGATGGGCAAACATGTCTACTGCGAAAAGCCGCTCACGCGCACGATCTACGAGGCGCGGCGGCTGGCCGAGGCGGCGCGCGAAAAAGGGGTGGTGACGCAGATGGGCAACCAGGGGCACGCGGGCGAAGGCACGCGCCAGATCCGGGAATGGATCGAAGCGGGTGCGATCGGTACGGTGCGGGAGATTCATTTCTGGACGAACCGGCCGATCTGGCCGCAGGCGATTGAGCGGCCGCTGGAGGCCTACCACGTGCCGCCGACGCTGGCCTGGGATCTGTGGCTGGGTCCGGCGCCGGAGCGGCCCTACCATCCGGCCTACGTGCCGTTCAAGTGGCGGGGCTGGTGGGACTTTGGCACCGGGGCGCTGGGCGACATGGGCTGTCACATCATGGATGCGGCCTTCTGGACGTTCGACCTGCGCGATCCGGTGCGGGTGACGGCCGAGACGACCCCGGTTTTTCCGGAGACGGCGCCGCTGGTGTCGCGCGTAACCTACGAGTTTGCGGCCCGGGGAAATCGGCCGGCGCTTCGGGTGGTCTGGCGCGACGGCAACCTGGCGCCGCCGCGTCCCCCACAGTGGGAGAAGGATCGGCCCTGGCCGCCGATGGACAGCGGGCAGATGTTCATCGGCGACGAGGGCGTGTTGATTGCAGGGACCTATGGGGAAAATCCGCGCCTGGTGCCCGAGTCGCGGCATCAGGAATGGATCGCTTCGGCACCGGCGCCGCGCTACCCGCGTTCGCCGGGGGTATATCAGGAATGGATCGAAGCCTGTAAAAACGGTGGGCAGGCGGGTTCGAACTTCCCGGACTATGCGGGGCCGTTGACGGAGATGGTGCTGCTGGGGAATCTGGCCGTGCGCGTGGGCGGCACGATCGAATGGGACGCGGCCACCCTGCGCGTGACGAACATCGAGGTGCCGGAGGAATACATCCGGCCCACCTACCGCAGCGGCTGGCACCTGTAA